From the genome of Pseudomonas sp. FP453:
CTTGGTAGCGCTTCAAAATACGCGCCTGCGCGGTGTCGGCGCTACCCCTGGTTTTGCCGGGCACTGATACTTTTTTAACCTGGGGCGCACGGTTAAAAAAGTACCAGTCGAGCATCCGCCACGGGTTTGTGAGGGCTGGACCAACCTGCTGTAATCGGCTTTCAACAACAAAAACAACAGGTGGATACCGCCATGCTCAAGCTCCCGCAAGCGTTGTTCCTGCTGTCCGGCCTGGCGTTGGCCATGCCCAGCCACGCCGCCGACACCGTGACCATCGCCACGGTCAACAACAGCGACATGATCCGTATGCAGCGCCTGTCCAAGGTGTTCGAAGCACAGCACCCGGACATCCGGCTCAACTGGGTGGTGCTCGAAGAAAACGTGCTGCGCCAACGCCTCACCACGGATATCGCCACCCAGGGCGGGCAATTCGATGTGCTGACCATCGGTACTTACGAAACTCCGCTGTGGGGCGCCAAACACTGGTTGGAGCCGCTGACCCAACTGCCGGCCGACTACGACGTCGACGATATCTTCCCCTCGGTCCGCCAGGGCCTGTCGGTCAACAACACCCTCTACGCGTTGCCGTTCTACGGCGAAAGCACCGTCACCTATTACCGCACCGACCTGTTCCAGCAGGCCGGCCTGAGCATGCCCGCGCATCCGACCTGGACCCAGCTCGGTGCCTTCGCCGCCAAGCTCACCGCCAAGGACAAAGACCAATACGGCCTGTGCCTGCGCGGCAAGGCCGGCTGGGGCGAGAACATCGCCTTGCTGAGCACCATGGCCAACGCCTTTGGCGCGCGCTGGTTCGACGAGCAGTGGAAACCTGAGCTGACCAGCGCGCAATGGACCGCCGCCGCCAATTTCTACGTCAACAGCCTCAAGCAATACGGCCCGCCAGGGGTGTCCAGCAACGGCTTCAACGAAACCCTGGCGCTGTTCAACAGCGGCAAATGCGCGATCTGGGTAGACGCCAGCGTTGCCGGCTCCTTCACCACCGACAAGAGCCAAAGCAAGGTGGCCGACCGCGTAGGCTTTGCCGCCGCGCCCACCGAAGTCACCGACAAAGGCTCCTCGTGGCTGTACGCCTGGTCCCTGGCGATCCCGGCAACGTCCAAGCACAAGGATGCGGCCAAGGCCTTTATCACCTGGGCCACGTCCAAGGACTACATCCAACTGGTCGCCGATAAAGAAGGCATCACCAACGTACCGCCCGGCACTCGCCAGTCCACCTACAACGACGCCTACTTGAAGGCTGCGCCGTTTGCCCAGGTGACCCTGGAGATGATGAAGCACGCCGACCCGGCGCACCCGTCGGCCCAGCCGGTGCCGTACGTGGGCATCCAGTACGTGACCATCCCCGAGTTCCAGGCCATCGGCACCTCGGTGGGCAAGATGTTCTCGGCGGCGCTGACCGGAGGCATGTCGGTTGACCAGGCATTGCTCCAGGCCCAGGCCACTACCGAGCGCGAAATGAAACGCGCGGGTTATCCAAAATAATTCTCCAGAGACATGCCCCATGAAACGACTTGAAGGTAAAAGCGCGCTGATCACCGGATCGGCGCGCGGGATCGGCCGCGCGTTTGCCCAGGCCTACATTGCCGAGGGCGCCAGTGTCGCCATCGCTGATATCAACCTGCAGCGGGCCCAGGCAACAGCTGCCGAACTGGGGCCACAGGCGTATGCCGTGGAAATGGACGTCACCGACCAGGCCTCCATCGATGGCGCGATTGCCGCCGCGGTCGCCGAGGTCGGCAAGTTGGATATCTTGATCAACAATGCGGCGTTGTTTGATTTGGCGCCCATTGTCGATATCACCCGGGATAGTTATGAGCGGCTGTTTTCGATCAACGTCGCGGGGACGTTGTTCACCTTGCAAGCGGCGGCGCGGCAGATGATCCGCCAGGGGCACGGCGGCAAGATCATCAACATGGCCAGCCAGGCCGGGCGGCGTGGGGAGCCGTTGGTGGCGGTGTATTGCGCGACGAAGGCGGCGGTGATCAGTTTGACGCAGTCGGCGGGGTTGAACCTGATCAAGCAGGGGATCAACGTCAATGCCATCGCGCCCGGTGTGGTGGATGGGGAGCATTGGGATGGGGTGGATGCGTTGTTTGCCCGGCATGAAGGGCTGGCGCCGGGGGAGAA
Proteins encoded in this window:
- a CDS encoding sugar ABC transporter substrate-binding protein, translated to MPSHAADTVTIATVNNSDMIRMQRLSKVFEAQHPDIRLNWVVLEENVLRQRLTTDIATQGGQFDVLTIGTYETPLWGAKHWLEPLTQLPADYDVDDIFPSVRQGLSVNNTLYALPFYGESTVTYYRTDLFQQAGLSMPAHPTWTQLGAFAAKLTAKDKDQYGLCLRGKAGWGENIALLSTMANAFGARWFDEQWKPELTSAQWTAAANFYVNSLKQYGPPGVSSNGFNETLALFNSGKCAIWVDASVAGSFTTDKSQSKVADRVGFAAAPTEVTDKGSSWLYAWSLAIPATSKHKDAAKAFITWATSKDYIQLVADKEGITNVPPGTRQSTYNDAYLKAAPFAQVTLEMMKHADPAHPSAQPVPYVGIQYVTIPEFQAIGTSVGKMFSAALTGGMSVDQALLQAQATTEREMKRAGYPK
- a CDS encoding L-iditol 2-dehydrogenase; amino-acid sequence: MKRLEGKSALITGSARGIGRAFAQAYIAEGASVAIADINLQRAQATAAELGPQAYAVEMDVTDQASIDGAIAAAVAEVGKLDILINNAALFDLAPIVDITRDSYERLFSINVAGTLFTLQAAARQMIRQGHGGKIINMASQAGRRGEPLVAVYCATKAAVISLTQSAGLNLIKQGINVNAIAPGVVDGEHWDGVDALFARHEGLAPGEKKRRVGEEVPFGRMGTAEDLTGMAVFLASAEADYVVAQTYNVDGGNWMS